GCCAACATGCCCGCCAATGCCTTGGAAAAAGCCGGGCTGGACTTGAAATCCCTCAGCGCGATCAAGCCCGACATCATCCTGGTCACCGCGTCGGCCTTCGGTGAGGATGGCCCGATGGCGGGCTGGGTCGGCTTTGACGCGGTGGGTCAAGCGATGTCCGGGGCGGTGTATCTGACAGGCACGCCCGACCAGCCGTTTCGTGCACAGGTCAATTACGTCGATTTCGGCACCGCTTTGCACTGCGCATTCGGGGCGATGGTCGCGCTGCGCGAGCGCGACAAGACGGGGCAGGGGCAGCAAGTGTCGGGTTCGCTTTTGGGCACCGCCGTCACATTCACCAACGCGCTCAGCATCGACCATGCCTTGAACGGGGTCGAGCGGCAGCCGATCGGTAACCGCAGTTACGGATCCGGGCCGACCGATGTGTTTCGCACGCGCGACGGCTGGATCGTGACGCAAGTCGTCAGCGACGCGATCTTTGCGCGCTGGGCGGTTTTGGTCGGGGCGCCCGAGCTGGTCGGCGATCCGCGCTACGCCAACGATATGGCGCGCGGCGACAATGGCAAGCCATTGAGCGCGCGCATGGCGCAGTGGTGCGAAGCGCGCACCACCGAGGAAGCGATGGCGGCGCTGGGCGAGGCCCGGATACCGGCCGGTCCGGTGCTCGCCCCATCGCAAGTCCTGTCACATCCGCAGACCGTGGCAGCGGGCTTGGCGGAGCCGATGGCCTATCCCGGCATCCCCACGCCGGCCCCCGTTGTCGGCGCGCCAATCCGGTTGAGCGGCACGCCGCGCGACCCCATGCTGCGCGCGCCGCAAGCGGGCGAGCATAGTGCGGAAATCCTGACCGAGGCCGGATTCAGCGCCGATGAGATTGCAGTGATGGCGTCAGCGGGCGTTGTTCAGCTTGGCGGATAGTCCCATCGAACCGGCACGGATTCCGGTGATCGTGGGGGTCGGTCAGATCAATGACCGCACCCCCGATCCGTTCGCGGCGCTCGATCCGGTCGCCTTGATGGCAGAGGCGCTGCGCAGCGCCGATGCAGATGGCGGCGGCGGGTGGTTGGCGGCGCTCGATTCGCTGGCGGTGGTCGATCAGATCTCGTTTCGCGCGCTCAATCCCGTCGTCGACGCCCTTGCCGTGCAGCTCGGCATTGCACCGGCGCATCGTTTCCAGACCGCCATGCCGATGGGGGACAGCCCGATCCGGCTGCTCAACGAAGCGGCCAATCGGATCGGCAGCGGTGAAGCGACCGTGGCCGCGGTGGTCGGTGCCGAGGCGCTTCGTACCGCGGCCCGTCGCGCAGCGGCTGCGGCAGGCGGTAACGAGGGCGACCATAATGCGATGCGGGTGCGGCATCGCGGGCGCGCGCCCGACTATCGGCAACGCTATGGCCTCACCGCACCGGTGGACGTCTATCCCCTGTATGAGAATGCGGCGCGGGCCGCATGGGGCCAAACTTTGGCCGAGGGGCAGGCGGAAACGGGCGAGATGTGGGCGGCGATGTCGCGGGTCGCGGCGGACAATCCCCACGCCTGGCTACGCGCCGAGCGCGCCGCAGCGGACATTATCCAGCCGACTGCCGACAACCGCCCGATCGCCTTTCCCTACACCAAGCTGATGGTCGCCAACAGTTCGGTCAACCAGGGGGCGGGCTTCATCGTCACCAGCCTGGCCGAGGCGCGCGCGCGCGGTGTGCCCGAGAACCGGCTGGTCTATGTCGGCCACGGTGCCGCGGCGCATGAATCCGATGACGTGCTGGCGCGCGAAAATTACGAAGCGTCGCAGGGTATGCGGATTTCGCTGGAAGGGGCGCTGAGCGCTAACGGGCTTGCCATCGAAGACATCGACTTGGTCGAACTCTATTCCTGCTTTCCGTGCGTTCCGAAGATGGCACGCCGGATCATCGGATGGCCGCAAGACCGGCCCGTCAGCGTGGTCGGCGGGCTGACCTTTGGCGGTGGGCCGATCGGCAATTACATGAGCCATGCCGTTGCGGCGATGGTCTTGCGGCTGCGCAGTGGTGACGGCCGCAACGCTCTGTTGTTCGGCAATGGTGGCTTTGCGACGCACAACCACAGCATCGTCTTGGCGAGCACGCCGCTGTCGGCGGTGCGTTTCCCCCATGATTTTGACTGTCAAAGCCGCGCAGACGCGGCGCGTGGGCCGGTGCCGACCGTGAACGAGAGCTATGCCGGTCCGGGCACGATCGAGAGTTACACCGTCATGTATGCGCGGACCGGTGCCGCGAGCGCAGGCGTCGTCGTTGCGCGTAACCCGGCAGGCGACCGGTTTCTTGCAGCAGTTTCCGCAGAAGATATGGCGACGATCCAGTTCCTGAGCGATGGGCGGGTGGAACCCGTCGGCACCTCAGGGATCGCCCGCCGCGGCGACGACGGATTGCTGATTTGGATGCCGACGGTCGCTTAAATTCCGGGCGCACCGCGTCTAATTCTCGTGCGCCCGGCGCTACACTCCCCGCGCGCCGTCAGACTTCGCGCACGTCGTCCGCCTCGAATTCGCCGAACGCCTCGCGAACTTTGGCGACCTTGGCCGCATCGTCGATTTCGACCGACACGGTCACCGCGCCGTTTAGAGGCGCGTCATCCCGCTTCTCTGGGCTCGGTTCGCCGGCCTCGGTATCGGACCCCGCTTGCTCCTCGCCGGCGGTATTTTCGCTGCCGGCGGTGGCAATGAAGATGTCGGTGCGTTCGATCTTATGTTCCTGGACCAGTCGTTCGACGGTCATCTCGGCCTCGCGGCGCGTCGCGAAATTTGCGTTGAGCGTCGTTCCCATCATCATACTCCCGTGCCGCCGACGGTGGTCGGGGTCGTGAACGAGAACGCACGGAAACGCATCGGGTTCGCCGGTTGTGCGTTAGACGTTGATGAAGATGATCCGCTTTCCCGACGGCATCGAGGTGCCCGCGCTTGGCCAGGGCACTTGGATGATGGCCGAGCGCGCCGACCGCCGCGCGGAAGAGATTGCGGCGCTCCGTGCCGGGATCGCGCTCGGCATGACCCTCGTCGACACCGCAGAAATGTACGCCAACGGCGCATGCGAGCGGCTGGTCGGCGAGGCGATTGCCGAGGTCCGCGACCAAGTGTTTCTCGTCAGCAAAGCGTATCCGCACAATGCGTCTCGTGAGCGTTTACCCCGCGCCTGCGATGCGAGCCTAGCGCGTCTTCGCACCGACCGGGTCGATCTTTACCTCCTCCACTGGCGCGGCAGCGTCCCTTTTGCCGAGACGGTCGAGGCGATGGAGCGGCTGGTTGACGCTGGCAAGATCCTGCGTTGGGGCGTCAGCAACCTCGGCATCGACGCCATGGCCGAGCTGTTCGCCGCAGGCGGCGGTGCCTGCGCAACCGATCAGATTCTCTACAATCTGACCCGGCGCGGACCGGAGTACGACCTATTGCCTTGGCTCGCTGACCACGGCCTGCCGACCATGGCGTACAGCCCTGTCGAGCAGGGTCGGCTCCCCCACGAACGCGCGCTCGCCGACGTCGCTTTTGATCTTGGAGCGACGCCCGCGCAACTCGCTCTTGCGTGGCTGCTGGCGCGGGATGGCGTGATGGTCATCCCAAAGGCAGGTAGCAGCGCTCACGTGCAAGAAAACCGCGCCGCGGCGGATCTGATCCTTGCGCCCGAGACGATGGCCCGTCTTGACCTGGCGTTCCCGCGACCGACCGAGCCGGTCCCGTTGGAGATGCTGTAGCAACTCGCAATCCGCCCTGGCGCTTGGGCCGCTCGCTTATCGCCGACCTATCAACGAGTGTCTGGGCAAGAGCGATCCCGAACTCCGGGCCTGGAGCAGTTCGCAACGGACGCGGGGGGGGGGGGGGGCAAATCTAGAAGATGCGTTCCTAGTCTGTTGCGAGAAACCAATCGGATTGATGCGCCGGCCACACGGATAATGCGATGAATGCGGCGCTGTGCTTCGTGGCGGACGAAATTCATCGGCGGTTTCATGGGCCGGTGCTCGAAAAGCTCTCGCGCGACGCGCGGATCGCGCTGTTCGGCCATGAAATGGCGCAATACCGGCTCTGATCGATTAAACGCAGCGCATATTCATCTTCGCCATTTTCCGCTTGGTGATGGTGACCCCTACGGATACCGTTCTGAAATTCTAGGAACGATCATTACGTCCCAGCTACTTGATCTTGTTGCGAATACCTGAAAACAGTCGGGCCAGTGCGTCCCACAGTTTTCCGCTAAATCCGGATCAAAGTGTGGGACTTGATGTGGGACTTCATTGTGGAGTTTCAGATGGCGTTGACGACTCTCAAGGTCAAACATGCAGGCCCCGGCAGACATGCCGATATGCACGGTCTCTACCTCCTCGTTCGCGATAGCGGAGCGCGGTCCTGGGTGCTGCGGATGCAACACGCCGGGCGACGTCGCGATTTCGGCCTTGGACCTGCGCAAGACGTTCCTCTTGCGGATGCACGCATCCTCGCCGCGAACTTGCGCAAGGCCGTTCGCGCGGGCGAGGAGCCTGAATCGCGGCGTAGGGCAGGGCAAAGGTCTGCACCGACCTTCGAGAAAGTCACGCGCGATTGCTACGACACTATGAAAGGTGGTTGGAAGGACCAGCGTCACGTTTCCTGGATATCGAGCTTCGAGCGGCACGTCTTTCCGCTCATCGGTGGCAGAGCCGTGACCGCGATCGACAGCGCAGCGGTCCTCACCGTGTTGGAGCCGATCTGGCTTACGGTCCCGGACACCGCAAAGCGAGTGCTGCAAAGGATCGGTACGGTGCTGGACTACGCGCACATCAAAGGGTTCGTGCCGGAGGAGGTTTCGCTTAGATCCGTTACACGCGGCCTCCCGCGGCAGACGCATCAGGTGACCCATCGCGCGGCGATGCCGCATGAAGATGCG
Above is a genomic segment from Sphingomonas sp. HMP6 containing:
- a CDS encoding CaiB/BaiF CoA transferase family protein; this translates as MLPLNGIRVLDFGRYIAGPYCAALLADYGADVIRIERIGGNEDRFTVPVAEDGAGGSFLQMNRNKRSLALALGTETGRAIMHRLVAQADIVVANMPANALEKAGLDLKSLSAIKPDIILVTASAFGEDGPMAGWVGFDAVGQAMSGAVYLTGTPDQPFRAQVNYVDFGTALHCAFGAMVALRERDKTGQGQQVSGSLLGTAVTFTNALSIDHALNGVERQPIGNRSYGSGPTDVFRTRDGWIVTQVVSDAIFARWAVLVGAPELVGDPRYANDMARGDNGKPLSARMAQWCEARTTEEAMAALGEARIPAGPVLAPSQVLSHPQTVAAGLAEPMAYPGIPTPAPVVGAPIRLSGTPRDPMLRAPQAGEHSAEILTEAGFSADEIAVMASAGVVQLGG
- a CDS encoding acetyl-CoA acetyltransferase, which gives rise to MADSPIEPARIPVIVGVGQINDRTPDPFAALDPVALMAEALRSADADGGGGWLAALDSLAVVDQISFRALNPVVDALAVQLGIAPAHRFQTAMPMGDSPIRLLNEAANRIGSGEATVAAVVGAEALRTAARRAAAAAGGNEGDHNAMRVRHRGRAPDYRQRYGLTAPVDVYPLYENAARAAWGQTLAEGQAETGEMWAAMSRVAADNPHAWLRAERAAADIIQPTADNRPIAFPYTKLMVANSSVNQGAGFIVTSLAEARARGVPENRLVYVGHGAAAHESDDVLARENYEASQGMRISLEGALSANGLAIEDIDLVELYSCFPCVPKMARRIIGWPQDRPVSVVGGLTFGGGPIGNYMSHAVAAMVLRLRSGDGRNALLFGNGGFATHNHSIVLASTPLSAVRFPHDFDCQSRADAARGPVPTVNESYAGPGTIESYTVMYARTGAASAGVVVARNPAGDRFLAAVSAEDMATIQFLSDGRVEPVGTSGIARRGDDGLLIWMPTVA
- a CDS encoding aldo/keto reductase — translated: MKMIRFPDGIEVPALGQGTWMMAERADRRAEEIAALRAGIALGMTLVDTAEMYANGACERLVGEAIAEVRDQVFLVSKAYPHNASRERLPRACDASLARLRTDRVDLYLLHWRGSVPFAETVEAMERLVDAGKILRWGVSNLGIDAMAELFAAGGGACATDQILYNLTRRGPEYDLLPWLADHGLPTMAYSPVEQGRLPHERALADVAFDLGATPAQLALAWLLARDGVMVIPKAGSSAHVQENRAAADLILAPETMARLDLAFPRPTEPVPLEML
- a CDS encoding tyrosine-type recombinase/integrase encodes the protein MWDFIVEFQMALTTLKVKHAGPGRHADMHGLYLLVRDSGARSWVLRMQHAGRRRDFGLGPAQDVPLADARILAANLRKAVRAGEEPESRRRAGQRSAPTFEKVTRDCYDTMKGGWKDQRHVSWISSFERHVFPLIGGRAVTAIDSAAVLTVLEPIWLTVPDTAKRVLQRIGTVLDYAHIKGFVPEEVSLRSVTRGLPRQTHQVTHRAAMPHEDAPAFMKALLALPSTLGRDALQLTILTAVRSNETRKAVWGEFDLDKATWSIPASRMKMKEAHVVPLAPAAVKLLRALRQRHLELHGAVKPERLLFSSRRDKPISDMTMLKVLRDMKITDATVHGFRSTFTDWVAECTDVSKEVADKALAHQIANAVEAAYRRTDFFDRRRVLMSEWAHFLGA